One Acropora palmata chromosome 2, jaAcrPala1.3, whole genome shotgun sequence genomic window, ACATCAGGAAGAGAGGAGAACGCTGGAGTGTCATGAAAAGACATGCCTACAACGTTTGTCAGTAATTTGGTCGAGTCCATTATCAGATGCCAATAGTGTGCTTACCTCTAATCAGTATGCACTAGCGGTCTTTAAGTACCCCATGTGGACACGGCATTGACCGCTGACAGAATTAAGAAAGACTGATCGGGAGGCGCGGAAAATCATGATAACAAATGGAGGAAAACACCCAGCTTCATCGACCACTTATTGTACGTGTCGAAAGAGAAAGGTGGGTGTGGTCTGCAGTCAGTAGAGGGGGACTGCAAGATCACAAAGATTAAGGAAGCAGTGAAACTGTTCTCAAACAGTGATCCTAGCATGAAAATGGTGAGAGAGTTTGAAGAGTGCTCTGTTGCTACGGGATATCAGTCTCTGATTACAGAGGCCCCGAGGTATAATGAAGAACTTGGACTGACGTTAAAGCTTGCCTAAACGAAACCAATGGTATGTGAAGCTGTTGGAGAGGAGGTGACTGCGACAAAGGCAAAGCAGCTGCTGAGATTCAAGTATGAAGAACAGTTGTTGAAGACAGTATGTGTCGAGGTGTGGCAGGGAAAGTTGCATATAGCAAGATGGAATGATGATAGCGTGAGCACTGAGAACTGCTTTTCATGGTTAAGCAAGGACTTCATGCCGATCAGACCCACTGGATAGACTAAGAAGTGCACCATACACAGACACTGTGGAGAAGGTCTTTGTGATTGGTGGTACGACTGTTTATGAGGTAACTCATTGGTGGCATGTATTTGTAAACAATAATGAAAGTGTGTTAGCAAGTCTTGTTGCCTGGCTTTCAAGATACATTAGTTTTTGTTCAAGGACTTTTGTATCTAAAATTTCATTACTTCATTAGCTAAACAATGCTTAATTCAAGAGAAGAGACCAGGTCGCTCACTGAGCTAAGTTTATTAGAGTTGGTATTTTGTGATTAAGATAAGAACAGAATTCAGGAAAATCTCTATCAGCTTTGATGTCACAATCTCTGGAAGTGTAAATTGTGTTCTAATGATTCAATGATTTCCTTCAGGAAGCAATGCAGCATCACCAGTGTTACCGCTTGTACATCACACACATCTACAAAGACTTTGAGTGTGATGTTAAATTTCCTGAATTTGACAAAAGAATTTACAAGGAAATAAGGTACCACAATATCCTTAAAATTTTAAGGGTCTTACAGCCAACagagtaattattattatttttatattgtCTCACCAACATTCATCTTGTCTTTCAGAGACATAGATGTATCAAGTGAAATGCTGGAGGAAAAAGGAATTCCATATGAATTCAAAGTGTATCAGAAAGACatgtaatttgatttttacaaAACTGCAAGAAATAACTTAGGCTGTAATAACAAAGCTTGAGAGGCCATCTTTACATGTAGACGTATTAAAATTATACAAGGGAGCCTTAGACAATGGAGCACTGATTTTCTCTATGAGAAAACATTCCATCCCACTGAGTTCTTTCCTTGAGGTATCTTGTAAAACATTTTGCCGTTATTATGTAATAACTCAACTGCATGTTAGACAAATGGATGGTttagtttctaaggaaactgtgATGTTGCATTGGTAAGGAGGTGAAACAATAAactttgtataggtaatcacatgatttttctagTGCAACAattatttggaataaataagcaccagtaaatttttcaaagactatcAAAATGGCATGAGCCCGTAGgatgagtgcaatttggggtctttgaaaaatttacaagtgcttatttattccaaattgcatgagaaaaatcatgtgattacttattaataatagaGATGGTTAAGCGGAAGAAATGCATGTGTATTGCGCAATCAGGGAAacattgcgccatccagggcgtacgcttgatttgaaagcaaaagatttgattggccatctgtgagtttcttttatcatcgaccaatcagaatgcttggtttgttacctctttttgcactgaattaactcttttttgcactgtttacaaaaaaaaaaactgctcttaaccaatcagaatggtaTCAAACCAAgtggataataataataataataatagcaaagTATTTGTCTGGGCATTTAAAATTCTCAATTTAATGTAACGTAGACTTTATTTATGGAGGGTAGCACGTAATAGTCAATGATGTctaataaacttgtggccctctaAGTACTGGCAtgaaaggacagccacaacactgggaacttcaggccttactcttttcgaatagtgagTGGGTTCTTAAATGTCCCACATTAAACATAGAAGATATCGTGTGACGGGGCCTAtagtttatagtccttatccgagaagacttgaaagtctatccatttgctgatgtaattgcaaaggcagcaccttctcctcagttattttaataccctgagtgttggtccggccgcaGTCGAACTCGTCACCTGCCACCTGCCAgcccaatgctcaaccaactgagccaccggtgcgcagTGCACTTAAGGGTCAAATTCCCACAAAACTTGTTAACTCTCGTGAGGCCAACTCTTTTTGTAAAAGACAGACTACATTGTTTGGAAAACTAAGCAAAATGAGAAATGAACCTAGAGATCAATAATCTAAACAAGCAAAAGCTAGGATGGGTTGGGAAAAGTGATACCAAGCTCCAACTACTTGAGAGTAAGAGCTACTTCAAAGGCTGTTAGACATTTAGCTAACAGCAAGGAGGTGTGTCATTTAGTAGTTATTACTCATAATCACTGCGGTTATTCTTTGTACAAAACTTGTAATATCAGGTTTCTCACTTTCTGCTGAAATATATTTGAATATACTTCATTCATCCAAACACTGTCTAAAAGATATATACACAGCAGCACATATAGCTCCCAGTTTGGATAATTAAATTAGCCAGTGTTACAATAAATAAAGTGAAATCCTTTgtcttttcatacatttcttGTTTATGTATACTGCAATTTGATAGTATGCCCAATTTTCCTTGGGTTACCTGCTTATTTCTATGTCACTTGAGcacaaattttccattttcaacaCATCTTAACTGTGAcccaaataaataattattattcttattgagAGGGGcaccatttatttttaacactgACAAGACCactgttattttatttattaatcctaaccctaatcctaacTAGGTTTTCTTCAAACATTTTCCTCTTCTAACCATACTGTAAAGGATgattgtaaaatttaataattcataagagttaAGACCAATCAATGGGCAGCATTTGAGTCAGatgtgcacctctgtaaaccccaatacaaatcaactgggGTAGATGAATTATCAATCAGTtgcattaacttttgatacagtctCCTTCAGAGTTAATTGATATTCAGTAACTTTTGATAAAGATCcctcctattgtttcatttcacaagcacGATAAAATATTTGCGCCTGACCTGTATGGGCGGTTACAACAGCTTGCCTTTGGCTCACTATTTTAAACACCCATTCAGATCTCTCGCTCATATAATTTCTATCTACTACATAACTGGccattttgttattattatcactaatCAACCTTTGAACATTACCTGTAGTTTCCACTTTAATAATGTGCTCAAAATAGGATATTTCCCAGCCTGACATTAAAGGTTTATTAATTGCTTGGATTGTATCGGAATCATCATCAAATAGAGGCCAATCCAGGGGAATATGTTATGAACTTCATTGCTCTCTCATACAGTCAAAATGGAGACTCAGCAAAATGTTTCGATTTGGCCATCCAAATGCTACTGGGTTGGTAGAGCTGGGATATATGAAAGCCTGGTAGGACTGCCCCCAAGGGACCATTCAAATTTTGTGTACCATGAAAAAATGTCCTCATAAACTAGCATGTGCCTCATCTGGCAATGTGGTAGCAGGGTTAAAGTACTTGTAGAGCTCACAAAGAGAAGATAATGTTCCAAGTAAACCAACAGACCATGTTGAGAGTTTTTGAGCCCACAATATTCCCTGTGGGGCCCAGTTGATTGCCATGGCAAGATCAGCTGTAAATCCAATCACAGAAATGATGAGACGGTTTTGCAAACATCTTTCTTGTTTGTTCTTGACCAATATAGGGCTTACATATTCATTGTTGCTATGAGGAAAGCTGCTGTCACCTGATCCAGTTCTGAAAGTGCAGAGGAAAGTAGATTTTTATTTCAGTATGGTTATTACCTAGAGCCTCATTCTAAGCTGAGTTTGAATTCCTTCACAAACAACAGCAGATGTGGATGGACAAGAATCACCCTCTGCCTCTTTCATGGATGGTGCAGTAGTGAGAGTGTCATAAATCTATCTTGTACTGAACTCCAAGACCTACTTGGGGTTGAATTCATGATTCTACACAGAACTCTGAAAACCTTTTCATTGTAAAAGGAGAATCTGTGTACTTCTGTAAAACAAAGCACATTTTGTACATGTTGATGACACTTTAGAAATGGAATGGACATAACTGTATCAATATTGTACATTTTCCTGTTCACTTACACTATTCTGTTACCATTTGCCCTttgccttgatttccttgcaTAACATAACATTATTTGAATGAGTTAAAGCAGAGTTAACTCTGCTTAACTCTGGTTAAAGGATAAAGTGTTAATTATTGGTTCACTCACTTAGGCCCTGGCCTCTTTGTTTCTTGCTGCTGAAGCTTCTTTAGCAGCCACAAATCTCTGATTATGCAAGCTACTAGTGATACTATCCAACAGTACAGAGAGGCATCCCAGAATTTGGAAGAATTCCCTGGAAGCAATTTCTTATCCCTGGCCCAAGCAATGTGCTCAAGAGGATAGAAAGTCAAGCCGGACAGAATGTCAACAAGATTTGTCCAGCGGACAATTTTATCCcttttctgtgaaaaaaaaaattgtttgtaaaattGATCTTCACTAACATCTGTTATATTTTATAGGGCTGTCAACCTCGCTCTTGTTCACCCAATGTCACGTGGAGTTGCGTGAGGTTTTCCTTCAATATGAGACCTCATTGCCAAGAAATATGGCATCCTACAAGTGGTCAGACACTATGGAATCATCATTCAATTCACATTTAAAATTGGTGAAACGGTTCAACTACATGGCATAGCTGAATCTCTGTTACTGATCGATTTCGTATGTTCACGAAGGTAGCACATCTCctatcaaaataaaatgttaagaACCATCCCCTATTTTTCTAACAAACTGCCTGAACAAGTCAATAATTCCTTTTGCCTACCTCTTTGCCAGTTCCATAACTGCGCGCATACGAAATCATTGCTGCGTCATCGAAAAGTCGAAGCACCGTCCGACATTCGCTCATTGCCTCGGCAAAAATTAGGAATTTATCGCCAGCGCTTCCGCAAGACACTTTCGATAGTCCCCCACTTGCCAGAAAGCTAGCATACTGTAATATGCGCATAATCTTCTCCCTTCCTCGGTAAGTTTCCAACACAACTGTTAaattttccgccattttgttacAAAATGAACTTTGCACACACTAAAAGGTTACGGAAGATATTACCAAGGCGTTCGAAGGCCTCATGAATATGAACAGTTTAGGACTGGGGAGAAAGGTGTCCAGGCCCTATCTTCAtgaaactgcgaggatcatggCTTCACTTGATTCCCAATATCCTAGCTAGGACCAAACCTAACTAAAGAGAAACAATCACCGGATCCTATTGAAAGATcagcaatcaatttttcaacacaaatgagaaaaagcaaggccttgctttttctcatttgatcTTGTGTTCATGACCCTTCTTTGAGTGTTCTCTAATTTTCTGTGAGAGACTAAGAGCAGGTAAAAATACATGCAGATATCAATCTGCTTGTATtgcaataaagagaaagaGACAGAATATATTGTTTGGTCGCAGGTTTTGTATTTCCAGTAATTTCCTCTTCCTTTTTATCATTTGCTTTTGTCGTGAAAAGTTGTCTCAACTCTGGAACTATTGTGACTGCTAATAATATTTCTCATCAAAGACAAAGGTGATATCACATTTATATTGTCAGTTTTCAACAAAGTTACCGAACAATCAACAATTGCATCACTTTTGATTTTATCTTACTTCACATATGAGACTTAAAGGCAAATCATTCCTTAAATTACCAACATTAAAGGATAGGAACTTCATTTAAGTGTCAAATCTTAAGCAGAAGAGAGCAGTTGTgatgagagcactcgcctcccgccaatgtggcccgggttcgattcccagactcggcgtcatatgtgggttgagtttgttggttctctagtctgctctgagaggtttttccccgggtactccggtatCCCCATCTCCTCTAAAACCTACATTTGATAAGATTTGAtctgtattaattttattttgcagtgtccccaattagcgtAACCTTAACGCTAGGAAGGCTtaacacttaaataaagttcctttccttttctttgcatGCGAGCGTGATCATTACGACGTGCGACGCAAGGGGAGCTAAGAGTGCCTTGCGCATAGCAAAGAATGTACTCTTAAGCTGAACGAGTCAAGGGACCAGGTAAATGTGGAAATTGATAAAATTCCTGCTGTCAATTCCTAAACTTGTGAGAAAGAGATTTTCCGTCCTAGGTATTCCCTCGCTAGCTTTCCTAATTACAAACTCTCTATTACTCACAAAGACAAATTTAAGTCATTGTCCCAAAGAAAGAGGTCGTGCCACAATCCAGTGCCAGTAGCTCTCTGTCTTGCTAAAGCATGACGGGATGTCGTTCACTGAAGCGTGGGTTCCAAGCGACCGGCACGGCAACGTTTAATTTGAAGGTCAAGACTGAAGAGATTTGCTAGGTGAAATGCCCTCTATACTCAGCGAAGGTAAATCACACTGATGGTTCGCTATAAGTAAGAAGACAATCGTAAAATGGCTTTCTTGTGAAAGGAATTAATACTATACTCGAAAAGTCGATCCACGTTTTCAGACAATCTGTGGCTTGAATTTTGTTAGCTACTATTTGTAGAGACAAATGACTGAGAGACTTGCGTCGGTGCCGATTTAAATATTAGCACACGCATTTTTCCTTAGACGCTTTTGCACAATCGGTGTCGGACACAACTTTAACACACATAACTACTGCGGAAATTTAGTTTACTTTGACGATCGGAGATTATTGACCGGTCATCGCTGCTTACTaaattgctgaaattttggacgATGTTTCAAACAGATTTTTTGCCGCAGCTGGtgtctttttcttcctttttgccATTAAATAAATTCTTATAGCATAATTGGAATATTTCTCGTGCTGTTAAAAGCCATGTGCTCATGTAATGTCATCCTGGCAGATTCTACCCACTTTTACAATTGGCGTTGCTGGAACCTGCCATTTCAACAATCACACCTGTCATTGCAATGAGAAAACGTCTtgaaacaaatgaacaaaGTCATTGCGTTTTCTATGACGGAATGGTAGAATGACGTTGAACACACCAGTGCGTGAAATGACGTAATGATGGTTCCTTGGCAAGTTCCAACTTGAAACATCCCCGTGTTCATAAGATCGCGGTGGATAGCAATTTGCGAAAGAACCACGTAAGTAGCTGTCAATACAATCAGCGAACATGCTGGCGTACACCTTAGTGATTGGCCTGTTTGCTTTGTtaatgtgttaaaaccgctaTAACCACAATATCGGCTTCCGTGAACCTGCCTGCTTTTATGCTTATTTCGCGTCCGTTCCAGCATGAGCTAAGTGAGCATGCTTGCGCGTCACATCTCTTCAATGCTCATTTTCACCTTGAGTGTTCTTCTGTCCGTGGCATGCTTCAATGAGCACTAACAAGGACCGGCAAGTGGCCAAACTGAGGAGGGTGCACTAACAAGGCTGAAAGAACTGTCCAAATATCCTCTTCAAGttgattaataatttatgaagagaaaacaaaggaaatcccTACCATGAaagaggtttggatatgtgatccttaTTATCTTAAAATTCGGTGAATTCGAACTTTTGCTTAAatattaatgctttgagaagctatatgaAACACTCGAAAGATTGTTTCATCCGATATacaaacacttcgaagttgtgttttttcaaccaacttCTCAGTGTTTCGATATCTGATGACACACTCTtctttgtgtttgatatattacataaATACCACTGCCCGGTGTAGAATGGTTGTGTGTGTGCGTATGATGACCAACTTACATTTTACACCTTAGAGGCGATGAGAGTTAGAACCATGCACATTGCTCGAGTGCTCTCCAAAAATCTATAACTGCAATTGTCGCGAAGGAAAAAGCAAGATTTCtatttttctctcttgtttgtttttttttttcgtttcccCTGACTTGCCCATACTTCGCTGGCTGTAGGTCAGATCCAATCACTTGAACCAGTAAGTTTCACATGAATTTATTATATGTCGACAGTTCCCATTATAGAAAGACACCCTGAATCATGCACAGTCCAGTTGGGTAGAGACTGCAACCTCTTCTGTCACGTGACTGGCAAGAACCTCAAGTATCGCTGGTACAGAAGATCCAAATGTCTTGAACGAGAGGTAACgcaatatgtaataaattcaacaggaaaagtttttttttgtaaatgttaTACCAGCCATTAACACAAAtaattgcattttttctttcagacgTCATCCGTGCTCCATATAAGGAAAGCCGCCATGAATGACGCTGGTCAGTACTCGTGCATTATTTCCAATGACAAGGAATCTGTGATCACGTGGGCAACAGTTGACGTCATTTCAGTGATTTCATCTCCCAAAGTCAGATAGCACTCCTGGTTCTGCCGAATGACAACATCTCCGC contains:
- the LOC141875112 gene encoding high affinity immunoglobulin gamma Fc receptor I-like, with product MPSILSEVPIIERHPESCTVQLGRDCNLFCHVTGKNLKYRWYRRSKCLERETSSVLHIRKAAMNDAGQYSCIISNDKESVITWATVDVISVISSPKVR
- the LOC141875114 gene encoding dihydrofolate reductase-like translates to MQHHQCYRLYITHIYKDFECDVKFPEFDKRIYKEIRDIDVSSEMLEEKGIPYEFKVYQKDM
- the LOC141875110 gene encoding peroxisomal membrane protein 11C-like produces the protein MAENLTVVLETYRGREKIMRILQYASFLASGGLSKVSCGSAGDKFLIFAEAMSECRTVLRLFDDAAMISYARSYGTGKEKRDKIVRWTNLVDILSGLTFYPLEHIAWARDKKLLPGNSSKFWDASLYCWIVSLVACIIRDLWLLKKLQQQETKRPGPKTGSGDSSFPHSNNEYVSPILVKNKQERCLQNRLIISVIGFTADLAMAINWAPQGILWAQKLSTWSVGLLGTLSSLCELYKYFNPATTLPDEAHASL